The genomic window TCAGCCTTTCAACATATTTGGCTCAcagttctctatttttttcaaaacatcATAGTTAAATGACTCTGCGTTTGAGTTCTGACTCTTCTACTTACTTGTTATTGTGACTATAGTCAAGCTGTTTCACTTCTCtagacctcactttcttcatctgtaaaatggagaagtggATTAAATTGACCTCTgagtcccttccagccctcataTTTTATAATGCTGAAAATCAGAACAAAATTGCAGAAATTACAGAAGGATTTGGAGACCTAAAGAGCCATCTAGTCTATCATGATCCTGACCAAGAATATCCTCTAATTTATCTAATCTTTACCTGAAAACATCCTGATCAGGAATCCACTACCTTCTGAGGCAGCCTATTCTATTTTGGGGACATCTCTGATTATTGGGGATTATTCTCTTAAAGCAACTCTGCATCCTTCTCTCTGctacttctatttcttcctaaTTTTGCCCTATGTGTCCCAGCTGAAaaagtctaattcttcttcaaAGTCCTTGCAATATTAGAAGACAAGCTTTTCAGCTGGTGTTCCAGTTTTTAGAAATGCTTTTACAGAATTACACAATCTCAGGTttgggagggacctcaaaggccttTTAGTCCAACCCATTgctgaataattaataataattattaaccTTTTTATAGCACTTAcgatgtgtcaggcactgtctaTTCTAAGTGCTTTCCGGTTACCTCATGTGATCCTTAGAACCTGGAAtggaggtgccattattatctctgttaacagaagaagaaattgaggcaaacagaggttaagttacccagagtcacacaactagtatctgaggtcagatttgaactcaggtattcctgactccaggcctgtcacttTGTCCACTGTGTTATACAGATATTGAAGAGTAAAGGAATAaaaatcccttctacaacatACCCAATGAGGATTCCTATTACCTTGGTTTTAAGATGTCCTAGGTGGAGGAAGGGATGGTGGTGCTGCTTACCTCTGAAGAAAAGGCATTTCAATTTTGAATGAATCTAATTGCTatgacattttttcatatgtgaaGCCAAAactgatgtgtatgtgtgtgtgtatgaaagatGGACAATTCATATCACAGGGTTCAGAGGAGTTATATCCAAGAGACAGAACTGACAGATGAAATTATGTTTTCAGAAGTAGATGTTGCTTGTAAAGGTAAACTGGGGACACAGAATTGACTCTGTTATGAGCAGGTCACATTTTACCTTCTGGCGAGATTCCCCAGAAATGGCTTCAATGTTTCCatctcacttccttccttcaatGCTGCTCAGGACCATGTTAGAATCTTGCCTGTGTGTCCTTTCTGCTCTCCGTGTCTCCAGGATCATGGAGAATCATTtatatcatagaattttagatctaAAAGGTCTTTACTTAGAGATTGCCTAATCTAACCttattttttaaggaaactgGGCGTGACTTACTCAACATCACAGACAGTAAATGGCAAAGTTGGGAGAaaaacctaatttttaaaatttcaaattcagcactctAGGGCTTCCAATCCCTGTCATGTGTGATATAAGGCAAAACAACTGTCACCATCTGGCATGAGCCTTAGGGTAGGGGGGAATTAGCATCACTGGCTAATCAATTAGAGATAATTGCATATATTATTAGCAAATAAAAATCATGCTGGAGGCTACAAAGCTTCTTAGGCAGGGAAAAGTGGAAAGTTGGCCCCACAGTGCCATCTAGTAGGAAAGGCCTAGAATATGGAATCACTGTCCACAGTCCTTGCTGTTCAGCACCATCCTTAAacatgattttgttttgtttgcttattaGAAGGGCATAGAATTTGTCTCCCCACAAAGGTAAGTTCTAGCAGAGCTGAgaccatattttcttttcccaccCTTAGAGGCAGCTCAGTGCTAAATATCCAGCAGAGAGTTAAGAAATGTGTCAGGGGAAGTGTGTAGAGTAGACCCTAGTTTGAATCCTGGTTTGGCCTCGGTTTCCTTACCttcaaaatgagagagttggactggaTCATTTCTGacatccctcccagctctaaatctatgatcctgtattCCTCAGCATGGAGATAACATGCTGTAATGGAAAGGACACTATATGTGGAGTCAGAACACCTAGCTATGAATTCTAGCTTttctacttactatctgtgtgtcaCTGGACAAGCCAGTCGACCTTTctgattttttacttttttttgtcaaatgagctagatTTGCCCTGAATGATCTCTTAGGTTTCCTCttgctctaaatcctgtgatcccaACTGCTCCCTGAATTAAACAGCATTTTCCCAAGATGATCCTGTACTTTCCATTAGAAGGCGGAATATATGATAAAGCTATGTGTAAATCATACCAGTGAAACTAAGAGTCACAGCCCTCCTCAGCCTAGCAAAATCATCTGGCAGATGGGTCAAGAGGTGGGATGTTAAGAAACAAACTAGTTTCTGTGTTCTGTGGCTGCCTTGCTGTCTGGCCTTAGTCTAGTCATCCACTGAATCTTTTTGGCTTGGTTTACCCCTTATGTACAGAcataatattttttcccttcagggTAGCTGTGTTCACATCTAAAAGCCCTGTAGCCTAGGCTGGGAAAAGAATGGAGTCTCCAATGGGAAATATGATCAATTCCACCTCCACGAAAAAGaaatctgacattctgtgatgaGGTTGTAGCGATAATCATTATTACTTTTGAGGTGCTATAATTTTGAGTGAATATGAAGGGTGATGCTTTGTTATAATTGGTTGCTGGTGACAAAGGCAAGATTATCAGCTtttagctcacatttatatagtgtgtgAAGCTTTGTGTACAGCAGTTTTGTGAAGTAagttagtatcctcattttacagatgaggaatgtggCTTAGAGAGTGGTCAAAGTGTTtcccccaaggtcacagagatagtaaacttctcttgactctaaatccagtacaATACCACATGTTCACTCACAGTTTTCCAGGGCCAGGGCAAAGTACCCAATATGAGCATTATAATAACATCAGGGTAGGAAATCAGGAATCGAGTTAATGACTAGGGAAGTTCTGCCACATGTGATGTTACAAATCACCTCTTGTAAGGGGTGAAGTAGGACTTGATCAGACCAAATCCGCTGGAGTAAGAGCAGTGAGGAACAGTAGAGAAGGAGCGTTCCACTCAGAAGGATACTTAATTTcaaattcatagaatcatagattctatcatggattcagaaatgaaagtgaagccatctaatccagcttcttcactttacagaggaagtaTAGTAACTTGCTCAGGGGCACTCAGTAAGTCAAGAGAAGACCCAGAACTATCACCTTGGCTTACAGACTTCCTATTTTAAGGCTCTTTCCTATAGCCCAGATTGGCCCCTGACCCCAAGCAGCCATTTTATAACTGGTGTTTATTCATCACAAGGGGCTCTGGGTGAGAAAAGAACTTCATGCCAGAAAACAGACTTGGAACACAGCCCATTATAAAGACACTGCAAGTTAGGAGGAGAACTCCACCTATGAGAAAGGGTTCATAACACCTGGGGAAACTCAGTGGAATTTCCATGAATACTTGACTTGCAAGCTTTCCAAAGCAGTAATACCCAAAGGGCTGGGCAAAAGAATCATAGGACCAgggaattagaagggacctcagatattCCTAGTACAGCTTGCCACCAAATACAGGCTCTGTGAGCTGTCTTCTACCTCTCAAtcatatgatcctatgaattccaTCTACTATATCTATGACATGTAGTAAACCCTTCTATGCTTGAACACTTTCAAAAATCAGAAACTTGTGCTTGAATATGGATAGTAACTACAtgggctttcttttcttttcttttttgttttccaaatggGAATGTGAAGGGGGAGGTCCATGAAGGAATAGGATGGGATAGCAAAacgaaaaaaaatgaaggaagaaaaatagagggaaaggaagaaaaaaggaaagagggttaCTGAGGCATGTTTCAAAAATGcataaagaacagaaagaatcacagacaaagcaggacagttttgaaaaccACAGGGGGGATGTATTAtagacttaaaaagaaaagccaattgtagtagtagcagtagtagtagtagtagtagtagtagtagtaatagtagtagtaatttTAATAGCTAGTATTGATGTGGtatctatcatgtgccaggccCGATGCTAAATACTACaaatattccatttgatcctcacaacaatcctaggaggtaaacgctattattctctccattttacagttgaggaaactggggcaaatagaggttaagtgactgacatctaggtggcaaagtaaatagagcactcaatggtcctggagttaggaaggtctgACTAGCCTCACCTACTTATTTGATATGTGAAATCATACTTaagacaaaccacttaacctctgcctcattttcctcataaaatggggataataatagcacctacttctcagggttgttaggaagatcaaataagataatatttataaagtatttaacacagtatctgcacacagtaggtgcttaataaatgtttctcctTCCGAAGCTGTCTGTAATAGAGATCTgtaatttcatgtgcaatcctttttttctgttccacCATGTACATAAAAATGGCCATTTTATTGGGTATTTGTTAAGAActaacataaatttttaaaaaagaaaaaaatcagaaaacctgTTCACTTACACAGCAGCCCATTCTATTTACAAAACTTGAGGCTCTAGGTAAACATAGATATGGTGATAGAACAGCCAACCCAAGATAGTCTTATCAGAAGTTTGGTCACTAGGTGGTAAACATTTTATGCCATTTAGTTAAATCTGACAAGCATTTCTTTTAATCAGTCAAATCTTTATCTTAAAGTAATCAGTCAAGTATTAAGTCccttgtgtcaggcactgtgctaagcgtttGAGCTACCAAGAATGGTAGACGAAGTTCTGCCTTCAAGAGATTTACAATGTGTTGGGGCAATAGGATAAGTACCCAAAAGATTgttttaagagggaaaaatacCCCAAATctgaggggatcaggaagggCCTCCTATATGCAATGCCATCTGGGTTATGTTTTAAGTAATATAAGTATGAAACAGAATGAGGGAATGAAAACATTTCAGGGAGTGTTTAGTAAGCTGGTTTGATTTGAATGGTAAGCAGATGAAGGGCAATCAAtagaaataaggctggaaagataggtaggAGTGAGCATGGAGAGATATAAACACTAGGTTGAGGATTTTGTAGTTTATTCTAGAAACAGTAAAGATCTATTGAGGAGGAACATACAGTCACATAGCCAGCTGACAAAGGACATGGTCAAACCCGATGCTTTAGGAATGTGTCACTGGAAGTTGTGTGGCaagtggattggagaggggagtgagtagaaagatgaactagggtggtggctgtgggagtaaagaaaaaggggatggatgcaagagatgttttggaaatagaatcaacaagacttggaaaCACCAGACCATAAGACATGGAATGTAGTTTGTGACCCTTGTGGGTGGTCTCAGCTGTCTTTCTTAATCCTGCAGCTTGCAAAGAAAAAGCCAGAAACCTTTTTGAAAAAGCCTGCTGCCCCAGTTTTACACTTATCTGGCATGGATTTGACTGTAGTCAAGATAGATTAGGAAGGACAAGCCAAGAAACTGCTAGCATTAATGGAAAACTGCGTAGGAGGATGGAAGTACTCACAGAGTACTTTAAATAAGTGTTTTCTTGTTGTTCCTTCTTAGCATAAAGACGTGTTAGGAATCTGCTTCCCTGTAACTTTGTTTCTTATTTCCATGTCTCCCCTCTGGATCGTCTAGCACGAGTATAGAACAAGGATATTAACGGCGCACtaagaatttaaagaaagatgtgttttctttcacaatatgactaataatagaaatatattttgcatgattgcgcatgtataacctatatcaaattgattactgtctcagggaggggtcagagaggaaaggaaagaatttggagctcaaaatttaaaacaatgaatgctaaaaattgtttttacatgtaattgggaaaaaataaaatagtattcaaaaatttaaaaaaatgtaaagaaagattAATCTCTGGGGCCCTGCCTGCATGCAGTGCAGCTCCGTCGAGGTTCCCAGGCCCTTGCTCCTCGACACCTTGGTTGCTCCCCTTCTCTTGCCcctgtctcccctccccatttGAGTTTTGCTTTTTCCTCCAAGAAGAACGCGCTCCCCTCGCCATGCACCCCACACACTCCAGCACCCAGGATCGCCGTCCAGCCCCAGCTCTCCCGCCCGCCTGAAGCCTCAGCTCGCAGCGCCGAAGCTACTCGTACCCAGAAACTTGGGAACACGGGGCTTGGGATCCAGTGGAAGGGGCGGCCTGGGGTCACGTGATCAGGGCGAGCCCAGGAGTGGGCAGGGGCGTGGTGCGTGCGTGGAGAGGGGGGAACGCGTGGCGCGCCCGGCGATGGGAGAACGTGTTGCCTGCGCGGGGAGCGGAGGCGTGTTTTGTGCCTCTGGCGTCGGTCTTGGGGAGGAGAGCGGCCGCGTGGGAGCAGGGAGGAGAGACACCAGGCCGGCTCTGCTGTGGCTTGCTGGAATCATGGACCCCGACCCCAGCCAAGGACCCTTCGACCTGGGAGAACCCAGGGAGCCAGCCTCTGTTGGGCACAGGTGTGAAACCaaaggtggaggggaaggggctTTCTTAAGGTTAAGACTTCAACTCTTGGGTTAAGGGTAGAGGAAGAATCAGGGAATTTGCCTCTCCTCCATTCCTCCAACCAGCTAAGCCTCTCAGGCCTGATCCCAAACATTgttgccccacccccacccccaccccaagatgaccTGTCCATAACTTCCACTCTAGCCATTCCCAATAGCCTTTATCCCCAGCACTACTGTCTTGTCTCATTTCCTACCATTGACCTCAAATAGCAGCTAGTGCTCACCCGCGTACCCTTAGCCCCCAAACCCCACCGCCATTTCTGCCTTCCTCAGTGTATTTGGGAAGGGGTAGTGGAGGTGACAGAGATAGGTAGGCATAGGGAAGAAGATGGGGTGGGGCGGGAGGAAACAGGGAAGTCTTGAACATGAGGAAGTCAGTCCGAGAGCTTAAGGTTGTTAACATGTGTTCCATCACCTCGCACCACAAAACGCAGCTACAAACTTACCCAGTTTTGGTGTCTTGGCTGTTAGCCTTTTGGGGTTCCATGGACTCTAATTCAGTTTCTAAGCAGATAATTTTAAGGGTGAGGTGTTTGTGTTTCTTCTTCTTGTCTTCTCTCTGATTCCTCTTTCAGCTCCTCATGGGCCAGTGCCCCGTCCTCTGAGGGTAGCATTGGGGACTCTGAAGTGTCCAGGGATATGTCAGAGGCTTTCGCTGTTGCCCAGGTACAGATCCGAAAGCAGAATGCTatcacagagagagaaagaaggtgagGGCCTGCCCCTTGTGCAGGGGGAGGGTCAAAGAATAGTCGTGTGTAAATGTGTCAACCATTCAGCCTGCTCAGGCCCcttagggaggggaaaaatagacCATGTTTTAAGCAGATAGGGGaatgagtttttattttccttgacaaAAGAATAAACTCAAAAGATTAGGAGAAcataggaattaaaaaaaaatctctgcaatGGTGAACTTAAATGTGAGGGAGATGACTTGGTGGTATTTTATTAGTTGGAccactgccaaaaaaaaaaagagaaagtaacaCTGAGGTGATGCTCACCCAGGGTCCTTCATTCTGATCTGCCTTCACACACTAATGCCACACAATCGTGATCAAGTGACTTTCCtattttttgcctcaatttttcaAACTGTAGGATGGCAATCAATAATTTTAGCTCCTTTTCCACCTGCCAGTTTTAGAATTGACAGATGGTTAAAgtccttgaaaaaaatatttttttgaagtaTCCATTTTTTGGGGTCTGAATGGATATGACTGGATATTTGGAAATTCTGGTATTTAAAGACAGCCTGGTAGGAGTGTCCTAGAGGATTTCTTGACTATCttggaaaaggggggaaaatgtaCCCTTTTCATTGACATCATAGTTCCCCTTTATAATTATGAAATTATTAACTAGGATtcatggtgtagtagatagtGAATTGGTCtcaaaggcaggaagacctagTAAATCTTGCAGCTGACACTTGAGTTATAGGATTATAGAGCAAGTAATTTAACATCTTTATGCCCTTAGGCAACTCTATGACTATAGGTTGCAAAACAGTTGGTTATCTGCCTTGGTAGAGTTTGCTCAAAGGGAGCTCCTACTAGTGAGGAAATCATAGTTTTAGACTAAATACAGGCTTAGGGAGTTTAATTTGTGGTCAAGGTTAAGGAGTCATTCATTGGACACAAAATGGAGTTAATTGACTCAGACCCACAAAACCAAAGCATAATCATCCCCATGCAGGGCAACTTCGGGAAGCAACCATCAACTTATGAGTACATGGGGCTTAGCGTTTTCATTTGTGTATCTCAGCTATTCTGTCCAGAGGAGTGAGACCCAAACTTGGACTATTTGTTTATCTGGACGTGGGGGTGGGGGTGCTTGGGTATAAACAGGAAACGAATCTCTGTAAGTTGTGAACGGCTTCGGATCCTGCTGCCCAAGTTTGAAGGTCGTCGAGAGGACATGGCCTCCATCCTGGAAATGGCTGTACAGTATTTAAAGCTTGCTCGAACCCTTGTGCCCACAGAAGAACAGAGCACTGTGAGTTGATATAAATACCACAGTTTGAGTAGGTTGTTTTTGTAATTGCTGTGATGTGCCCCAATATGTGGAACTAGGCTTCCCTGAGTCAGGAGAGGAATGGGATGTTTTTAAGGCATGGGTCTTTAATCCTGATTATTAAATTACAATTTATCATCATGGCTGATGCCTGAGGACCAACACTTCATTCCTTTCAAATTGTGGAATGTTTCCACTTTTCCTCTGTGTGGGAATCTTCCTGTAGAGTCTACGTATATTCCAAAAAGACTTCATTTGGTGGGGGTATCTTGCTGTCTTCCACTCTCCTTGCCAGTGTCCTGCGGTGATGCTGGCTCTGTGCATACATGTTTAAATTACAGATTCTCGCTCCCTCAGAGGAAGTATGTCAGAAGTGGCAGAAGAATGTGTTGATTCCAGATACCAGAAAGCAGATTTCAGAGATGAGAGCCCTTGATACAGCTAGGTTAGTATTTCAACATTTAATAATCCTGTACTtcatttccttcccccctcccaaaagATAATGTAACTCATTTATAGGGATGGGGATTGGACATGTGGTTTCATTGGTtgtgaaaactccctctaccaaatgCAGGTTGATACCttttctacaatttatagtcttatttccTGAAGAGCTAAGAGGTgaattgacttgctcagagtctccAACTgatatgtatcagaggcagaacttgagtCCGGGTTTTCCTGCTTTGAGGCTAGCTCTATATCTGTTATGCCATTATGCCTCTCAACTCATTTATAAAGCTGATGAAATTTCAAGGTATATCATACCTTTTTAGATTAACTTGTATGGGAAGgggactagatttggagtcagaagtcctaGCTTTACCATTTCCTGCCTTTTTGATTTGAAGGCTTTACTTTTTCGAAGGTGCTTTACCTACATTCACTGTTTTGACAGATATGAAGATGGTTTGTAAAGTACAGATTACTAAATAAATCCTTCACAAAAGTCCTGTTTGAATCCCTTGCTTGGGTAGggaggtgattctgggttttcaTGTTTTATGTCAGCAAGGTGAAAAGTGTGACCTTCTAAGATTCATGACCATATGAACATAAGGCTTATATTACATTTTAGAtgagggcttcttaaacttttttctctcgagaaccacagtttaagaagcattgTTTTAGACAGCTCTTACTGTATGGGGTAGAGAAGGAATTTGAAATGATTGGTTCATTTCTGCAAGCAGTAGTGTGATCTCAGATTTGGGCTCTCTTACATGGTTGGGGACAGTGGGAATTAGTGGGAGAAGAAATTGTCATGTAGTAGAAAGCACCACATATATACCAAATGTGCCTATGTTAGCTACAGAGCTTTTTACTGAACTCCATACTGTCGACATTTCCCTAATTCTTCTAAACAAGTATGGAAGCTCTGTTAGAAAGTCTATTTTTGGTCAGTCataaatttagatttggaagggacttcaacaTAGACAACCTGCTACTTTaaggaaatttaaattaaaaaaatccgAAAACGTCTTCAGCTGCCTAGAAGCCCCGGTTAACTGTCAGTGTCTTTCATTGGTCAGACAAAGGGAATCCCCAGGCTGCCTGGCCTCTCCGGTGGAAAATAGCAAACCAGCACTGATGTTGGGTGAACCTATGGATAATGCCTTGGAAGACACATGTTCTGTCTTTGAAAAAGGTAAGCCAGGGGCTGAGTCTGTTGGAAACCTTTCCCCATCAACAGACTTGACATGAGAGAGAGTCTTTGAGCTGTTGTTAGAAGTTCAATGCCAGTTCTCTGTTGGTAGAAGATGTGTTCTAACAGAGCTGGTTATAAAGTAAGCTTATTTCTCCCCAACTGACTTCAGTTATAAAATTGCAACCATATTCTCATGAATATAAATCCTTCGATAGATTGACCTAAATATCTTGGACTAGGGAGAATTAAGACAAAGTCAGGGCATGGTTTTTTTTTGGGTATTGTGAACAgaagtgttttttgtttgtttatttagaGTACTAATTTCATTCTGGATTCTTCTTTCTTATACTTCCACATAGATCTTTTTCTACATCTTAAATATAGACATCTATTAACTTCCCTTTGAAAAGAAGGACAATCTTTCTATGTTCCTCTTTTTGCTCAGgcttttattcatttgttctaCTTTGCATCT from Notamacropus eugenii isolate mMacEug1 chromosome 1, mMacEug1.pri_v2, whole genome shotgun sequence includes these protein-coding regions:
- the SOHLH1 gene encoding spermatogenesis- and oogenesis-specific basic helix-loop-helix-containing protein 1 isoform X1 → MGERVACAGSGGVFCASGVGLGEESGRVGAGRRDTRPALLWLAGIMDPDPSQGPFDLGEPREPASVGHSSSWASAPSSEGSIGDSEVSRDMSEAFAVAQVQIRKQNAITERERRKRISVSCERLRILLPKFEGRREDMASILEMAVQYLKLARTLVPTEEQSTILAPSEEVCQKWQKNVLIPDTRKQISEMRALDTARQRESPGCLASPVENSKPALMLGEPMDNALEDTCSVFEKGLSDPALLPPDPSLCDTLVSSCGRTPSLPWPSFLPPAFPLETSAMGKWPSLVGICSGEAVSQAQLLRNPHEPSDVLMMPPLDTRSMSESEVEDDMPFLLSGDTDQWLGEQGLQDIKDGETQTCSMTTPFMMDGKTGSQEELLLKSDLEFLPAPEFCLPESQRNLLDHLEFNSSSVALTPQEEVDNIFPYLFPQEL